CGAACTCCGCCTGCGCGCCGAAGCCCGAGGACCCACCGCCAACCGGTAAACGCCCCGACGGTCAGCCCCGACAGACGATGCGCTTCCGTTAACGGTTACCTCCGTGCCCTCCGTGGTGAATCCTCGAAATCACCTCGCTACTTCCAAAAGTAGAAAGCAGCCAGCGAGAACCCGATCACGATCACGCACCAGCGAATGAACGTGCGATTCAGTTTCCGCGCGATACGCGCCGTGCCGTACGCACCCAGGCTAGAGGATACGCACATCATTGCGGCCAACGTCCAATCGACCTGGCCATCCCAGATAAAAATCGCCACGGCCACGCCATTGATCAAACTGCCCAGCACCGCTTTGAGCCCGTTCATGGCGTGGATATCGTTCAAGCCGATCATCGCCAGCGCGCTGAGCATCAAGATGCCGATCCCTGCGCCGAAATAGCCTCCATAAACCGCGACGAAGAACTGAAACACCAGCACCGCCGCCAATGTGCCGGCGTGCGGTTGCTCGTGCGGCTTGCCGATGCCGACCCAACGAGCAATATGCGGCTGCAGCGCGAACAGCAGCGCCGCCGTAAAGATTAGCCACGGCACCGCCGCGGCGAACCATTCTTTGGGAAGCTGCGTCAATAACAGCGCCCCGACCAGCCCGCCCAGCAAACTTGGCGCGGCCAACAAAGTGATCCAGCGCCGCAACGGCTGCAAATCTTCGCGATATGCATAAATCGAGCTCAGCGACGCTGGGAACAGCGCCACAGTGCTGGTGGCATTCGCTAAGACTGCGCCCTGCGGACCGAAAAAGGACATCAGCGCCGGAAAGGTCAGCAGCGTGCCGCCCCCCGCCACGGCGTTCATGCCACCGGCCACCGCGGCGCAGAGGCACAAAATTCCATAGTGCAACCAAATCGGCGTGTCAGGCGAAGTAGGCATGAAGCCGACATGGTAGCCGACCAGCCCAGAACCGAAATCCCCGCCCGCGTCGCCTAGCGCGGGACCATGCGGCCACTTTGCAAAGGTCGCGTCCGTGGTCTAAAATCCTAAAAGTCTCGCTCCGGAGGGTAAGCGAATGGTTAGCGGCCACACTGGAAATGTGGTGCCGGGTAACCGGTTGTGGGTTCGAGCCCCATGCCCTCCGCCTGACGTAAGTCCGCGTAACTGAAAGAGTTACGCGGACTTTTTTATTGCTCCGAATGCATGTTGCAGCCCGATTTGTGACGTTTGTGTAGCCAATTTGTAGCCAAATCGGGATGTTCTGCGCAGCGGACGTGCCTGGATAGCGGTGGACGTTGGCGGACGTTCAGTTTTGCCTATAGGGCGTACGTGGGTGGACTTCGGCGAACCTTCATACGTGGAACGGACGCCTATAACGGCCTCCAAAAAGTATGGCCTGTCACGGCTGCCAGGGTGGCTGCCGCGATATGGTGAACTAACTGGCCTCGGTTTCGTTCGGCCGCGTAACACGGCGCGACGAAGAAAGATGAACGACAATTCCGAGTCCGACAATGACCGCTGCTAGTCCAAGTGAAGTCGGCTCGGGAACCGGCGAGACGTCGCCTGACCTGCGAAATCCGAAATGGTTCCGGACCGCGTTGAGGTCTCCGATGCCAACAAGGCCGCTCCCATCGACATCGCCGATCGACCATCCCCCAACTAGGCCGAAGTTGTTGCGAACTAGGTTCAGGTCGGCAACGTCGACGCCTCCGTTCAAATTGACATCGCCGATTGTTGTAGCCAAGACTCCGTCGAGCATTTGGTTCACGTCTTCGAGATCGACTAAGCCATTACCGTCGATATCGGCAAACTCGGAATAGCCTCCGTCGCGGATAGTCGCATTCAACAGATCGAGGTCGATGTCGTTGACCGCACCATCCAGGTTGACGTCGCCGAGATATACGTTGCTGACGAATCCGTCGTCAAATGGAATCGTCGAGTTAGGCGCAGAAAACAGCTCATTGAGATGGACCATCGCGCCATTTACTGCGGCATAGAGATCGATGCCGCCATTGCGGCCGCCGATGAACAGCGCTGACCCGCCCAAGATTTGCAAACCCGCGCCGTCGATCCCGAGCAAGTACATCGCTTCTCCGCCTGTTTCGCCGCGTTGGCCGTTGTCAAGCAAGTCAACCAAATTGAGTCGCGTTCCCTTGTCCGGTGTGCCCACGATGATCTGGCCGAACGCAAAGTTGCCGTCGTTCGTAAGACTGTCAACGGCACCTCCCAGGTCCATTCCCGACGCTTCCACGGCCTGCACGCCTTGTCCGTCAAAATGCAATACTCCAGCGGAGGTCTGCACAAGTCCCGGAATCCGAGTCGCGTTCAGCCAATTGCGATCCAAAGAGATGGATCCATCCCCAACATGTACTGTGCCGCCAGAGATGACGGCTTGCGACAGCTCAAAATGGCCGCCAAGATCGATCCATAACTCGCCCCGATTCATCATCATCGACAGCTTGTTCGCCACGATTTCGCTGCCCTCTCCCTGAATCGAAATATTCGCCAGGTCTTGGCCACTAGTCCAATTGGGAAACTCAAGCCGCCCGTTCGTGCCGGCCGTCAGTCGTGCGTTCAATTGACCGCTGATTACGCCGGGAAACGTCGCGACGCCGTTCACCGCCTCCAAGGAAATCGTGGAAGTCAATCGCGAAAGTCCTGGTAGTTCGGCTGACGCATCCCACACGATCAGATGACTGTCGTGAAATGTGGTCAGATTTGGGATGGAAACGAACGCTGAGTCAGTAATGAGCAAGGTTGAATCGTGCTCCATTGCCTGCAATCGCTGCACAAACGACAAGAGTGGCGATTCGCCGGAAGCATGGAGGGTCGTGCCGTTCAGCCGAACGACCAAGGGTGCATTGAAATCGGCGCCCAACTGAAGATTGAGATTTGAGCCGGCTGGAATCTCCTCCAGGGACGGCAGATCAAGGAGCGCACCTTCGCCCCTCGCCAAGACACGGACAGCCTCCTGACCAAGCGTCGTGATGCGCGGCAAGCTGATTCGGCTGTTGTTGCCGACGGCTTCGAACGTCCACAGATTCTCGGATAGTTGCAGCTCGAGCGAGGCCACGTTCGGTAGAGCGATGACGCCGCCGTCCTGAGCGCTCAGCCATACTCGATGCAGTGACTCAAGGTTGTCGAAGTTGGGACTCGCTCCGTCGAACACCGTGAGATGGCCGCCTCTCAGGAAATGCAGGGCGTGAGTGAGGGTGAATTCGCCATTTCCGCCGATTGCTATTGTGAAGCCGAACAGCTCCTCCCAGCCGGGCGTAAGCAAGTCGCCCTGTTGAAGGAGGATGTTGGCACCAAACGGAAACGACGGGAGAGACGAAAAATCGACGATGGCATTGGGCCCGATGGCGCGGATATCCAGGAATGTCACGGTGGAGACGTCGGCGACATTTCTTAGGTCCAGCACACTATTCTGGCCCGTCGCCCACAGGGGATAGTCACGATATCCGCTCAGACCTTGCGTGAGGCTTGTCAAGGCGGGTAAGCGAAGTTGTCCGCCGTCGGTTGCGATCAGTGGCGAGTCCTGCACTTCGATCACAGCGGAGAAATCCGGATTCGCGCTGCCAATGATTTCGACGCGGCTGTCGAGGAATGACGTCAGATTCTTCGTCACTTCATACTCGCCCGCCCCTTCGATCGTCAGCGATCCACCACGAAAACCGTTGACGCCGTTAAAGCGAAGTTCGCCGCCATGTCGCAAAACAAGATGCGAAGGCGACGTTCCCTCAAGCCGGCTTAAGTCCACAATCGCTCCAGGGCCGGAAACGGTCACATCCAGAGTCGAGACGTTCGCCATAGCAAGGTTGCTTGCGTCGACGACGCTGCCTGTCCCGATCGCCTCGATGAGCAGCCTGGACTTCGGATGCAAAAATCCCTCAATGAAGCCTAGGCGGTGAACGTCGATACGGCTGTTGTCTCCCGAAG
The Planctomycetia bacterium DNA segment above includes these coding regions:
- a CDS encoding sulfite exporter TauE/SafE family protein, whose protein sequence is MPTSPDTPIWLHYGILCLCAAVAGGMNAVAGGGTLLTFPALMSFFGPQGAVLANATSTVALFPASLSSIYAYREDLQPLRRWITLLAAPSLLGGLVGALLLTQLPKEWFAAAVPWLIFTAALLFALQPHIARWVGIGKPHEQPHAGTLAAVLVFQFFVAVYGGYFGAGIGILMLSALAMIGLNDIHAMNGLKAVLGSLINGVAVAIFIWDGQVDWTLAAMMCVSSSLGAYGTARIARKLNRTFIRWCVIVIGFSLAAFYFWK